In Acidisarcina polymorpha, the DNA window TCCGCGCCCACGGACCATTGTCGAAGGCCGCGCGCGCCGCCCGCACCGCGCGATCGACGTCCTCGGCTTCGGCCTCCGGTACATGGGCGATCACTTCGCCTGTCGCCGGGTTATAAACTGGAAATGTCTTGCCGGATGCTGCCACGACGAACCGCCCGTCGATGAACATCCGGTGTTTCTGGCCAATGAAATCAGCGGTGCGCGTACTCACCCGCGAATCGATTGGAAGAGTTGCCATAAATACCTCCGGCGGGTCTTGAAAATTGCTCAAACAAACAAAAGCTCGAGACGAATTTCCGGGTGTCATTGGACCCGACCCGCGTGCTGCCGAAAACAATAGCACCGGAGGAAAACGGTTGGCGAATGACTTCCAAAAAACTAAATGCGACTATACGGGTCCAGCGCGAATCAAGTTTCTTCAGCCCTCGTCGAACCAAGCTGACTGCGACTGCGTCCTAACTAAAAGCGGAGGAATTTATTGAATAGCAGTGACGTGTTGCAAGCCTGGTCGGTGATTCTTGCCGGCAATCGCCCCTCCTTATCCATTGAGATAACCAAGGAATGCCCACTTCGCTGCCCCGGCTGCTACGCCTTCGATGCCGCCCATCTGGGAGGCGAAACCGAGTTGCGCCAGCTCTCCGATTTCAAGGGAACCGACCTCGTCAGTAGAATCCTCGAGATCGTCGACCGCGAAAAACCACTGCATGTCTCGCTCGTCGGTGGAGATCCCCTGGTTCGCTACCGCGAGCTGGAGTTGCTCCTCCCCCAGCTCGATAGCCGCAAGATCCACACCCAGATTGTCACCAGCGCCTTTCGCGTGATTCCGCAAGAGTGGATGCGATTCAAGCGCCTGACCGTCTCCGTCTCCGTCGACGGACTTCAGCCCGAGCATGACGAGCGTCGCAAACCCGCAACCTATGATCGTATCCTCAAGAACATTGCCGGCGCCAAAGTCACAATCCACTCCACCATCACTGGCAACATCGCCGGTCGCCCCGGCTATCATGAAGAATTCCTCCGCTTCTGGAGCGATCGTCCCGAAGTCGAAAAGGTCTGGTTCAGCTTGTTCACTCCACAACGCGGAGCCACCGGTCCGGAAATCCTCACGCCCGAGCAGCGCGTCCTTGTGGTCGACGA includes these proteins:
- a CDS encoding radical SAM protein; amino-acid sequence: MNSSDVLQAWSVILAGNRPSLSIEITKECPLRCPGCYAFDAAHLGGETELRQLSDFKGTDLVSRILEIVDREKPLHVSLVGGDPLVRYRELELLLPQLDSRKIHTQIVTSAFRVIPQEWMRFKRLTVSVSVDGLQPEHDERRKPATYDRILKNIAGAKVTIHSTITGNIAGRPGYHEEFLRFWSDRPEVEKVWFSLFTPQRGATGPEILTPEQRVLVVDELLRLRPLYPKLEMPPYLIREILSPPKSPDDCIFARTTHTISADLRTKITPCQFGGDPDCSQCGCMASMALAAVGHYRVIGGLTAGHLFRASDRVGSAWKKLKSGFGEPPPEPTPTPFTIL